In Leptolyngbya sp. NIES-2104, the genomic window CGGCTAAATGTGTTTTGCTGATCTGTTGTTTCTCGGTACCGAGGCGTTCTACGTTTCGTGCCAATAACTTTAAGTAAACCACACCTGTACACGCTCCAATTAAATAATTCAGAGCAGTGTTGAGCGAATAGAAATACCAGACGGGAAAGAAGATCAATCCGGTGAGAACAACGGTCGTAATTAACAACTCGTTTTGGAGTCGATAATAGTCGTCCATTGACGCATTCGGTTCTGGTGTTTCTGTACCAGTTTGGATCGTTTCTTCCATAGCAGGCGCGGCTCCAAAGTTAGGTCTACATTGCCATGATAGCGATCGAAGTCGATTGATTTCCAAGCGATCCCGACAATGCTGAACCAGGTGTCATCATATCATGTGGAGGTAATAATACTTAATGACTTTTGGCAGGGGGATTTTATTGATTGACGATAAAAGGATCTCTAATCTGTCGGTGATCAAAAGTGACCTAAGTGTGCTGCAAGTGCGATTTAGATCGCTGACTCAAAATCAGAATCTTCTGCGATCCTGTCATTGGAGGCTCTCCTGATAGAAAGCTCTAATCGGCTGAGGCGATCTGAGTCGATTCAAATGATTGGCATAAAAAACGCCAGAATTAGATATCAGTTCCATCCCTTAACTTCGCAACCTATGAAGACACCTAATCAATGTGAGAGTATGGTAGAGATTCGCGCCGAAATCGATCGCTTAGATCGTCAAGTTGTTGCACTTCTAGGTCAGCGGTTTGCATACGTCAAAGCTGCATCTAAATTTAAGACCAGCGAAACCACTGTTAGAGCACCTGAGCGTTTTCAAGCGATGCTACAGCAGCGTCGAGATTGGGCGAAGGAGGAAGGCTTAAATCCTGATGTAATCGAAAAGATGTACCAGGATTTAGTGAATCACTTTATTGATGAGGAGATGAAGCACTGGAAACAAACTGGAACAAAGTAAAATAGAAGTGCCCGCTTTGCTGAGGAAACCGCTTGTGAAATTTAGCATAACGCTCGATCGTGATGAAGATGGCGTTTGGATTGTTGAGTGTCCTAGTATTCCTGGATGTGTAAGTCAAGGTGAGACTAAACAGGAAGCGCTTGACAATATTAAAGATGCGATCGCATCTTGTTTACAAGTTCGAGCAGAGCGCTCCTTCTGATGACTTGGGAGTTGCTCGATCGAGAGACAAGATTGGCTGTTTTGTCGTTTTTTACTTAAACTTAAAAAGAATCGCTTAGATGAAGACGCTAAAGTGCAAGAATCGAACGGGAAGCCGCTTGTCTTTCTAGATACGAATGTAGTGATTTCTTACCTGCGGGGTGAGTCATCGAGTTCGCGTCTGTTTTCTCATGACATTATTGATAAAGTTCATCTTGCAATCAATCCGATCGTGCTTCAAGAGATTTTCTTCCTCTCAGAAGTTCGCAATCACCCTGAGACACTGGATGAGATTCAGCAAGAGGTAACGCTATTGCCGCTAAATCTTGAGAAAGCCGAGGAGTATCTTAAGCAGGCGGCAACGCTTCGTAACCGAATCGCTCATTCAAATGATGTCTTGATTCTAAGTAGTGCTTCAGATTGCGACTACCTTGTAACCTACGATCAAGCATTAAAGACAACACTTGCTTCATTGTCAAGTGGTAAGCCAGAAGTTGTGACACCTGAACAGCTAATCTCTCAACTTACAAGCAAGGTTTGAGGATTTCCAGAGTGAAGGTTTACATTGATACAGGTGTTTTTATCGATTACCTTAGCTCACAAGCAATTGCTGGCTCAAGTTTGAGATCTACCGTTCGTCGAGGTCGTACTCCAGAGAAACTGTTTGAGGACGCGGAGAATGTTCTCAAAAAGATTGCTTCCTCACACACAGGAGCGACATCAAGCCTAACTTACTATGAAGTTGAAGAGGCTTTGTTTAGACAACTTACATCTGTTGCAACTGGCATGGCGAACGCAAGCACAATTCGAGTGCTCGCAGCCCGATCGATCGTGCCGCAGACGATTACGGCAGTTCGTTTTTTTAGTATTGAAGTGCTTGGTCTGACTGCCACAACAGTAGAGGCACAGCTAAACAACGTAGAATTATATGTCAGAGGAATACGGGCGGCTGATGCGCTTCATGTCGCTAGTGCGATCGATTTTGATGCAGACGTTTTAATTTCTGTAGATGAAGATGTACTGAAATTAGACGGTGCGATCATCAACAGTAGCGGAGTTCCGATCAAATTCTGCGATACCGATGTTGCATTAACGATCTTATAGAACCCATTTGAGATCTTTTGTTGTGTTCGCAAGGCTGACAACTTCTCATACCAAATTAAATGGAGAGGAAGGCAAATGACTTAAACTTAAGAAGAGTTGTTCAAGGTCGATAGGATGGTCGGAATAACCTCGGTTGAAGTCAAAGAAAGCCTGGAAGAGCTGGCAGTTCTCCTGAAGTCTGCCAAAACGCCGAAGGAAAAGGAGCGATTGCAAGTTCTTTATTGGCTGAAACAGGACAATCCACCCAACATTCTGACGATCGCCAAAGCAATTGGGAAACATCGCAACACGCTCCAAACTTGGTTGATGCAATACCGCAGTGGCGGAGTCGAAGCGATGCTGTCGGTGAAAAAATCACCGGGCGGAGTGCGGGTGATTCCGCAGTGGGCAGAAGAGGCGTTAGCCAAGCGACTTCAAGAGCCAGAGCATGGCTTTGAGAGTTATGGCGCAGTGCAGCAGTGGTTAGCAGACACCTTGGGTATCGAAGCTGAGTATCATGCGGTCTATCAGATGACCCGACATCGATTGAAGTCCAAGCTGAAAGTGGCACGCCCCCAACACTGCAAGCAAGACCCCGCGAAGCGCGAGGCATCTCAGCAAACCTCGCCGACGACCTAAACATCATTCGCCAGTATGCTCGGCAAGTCTGCCAAGACCTGCGCCCGATTCGCTACTTTGCCCAAGATGAGAGTCGCTTTGGACTGAAGACGCTATTGGGGCGAGTGATGACGGCGTGTGGAGTCAAACCGATTGGCGCGTGGCAATGGTTGTTCAAAGCATTCTGGATTTACGGAGCGGTTGACCCTGCGACGGGAGAAGCTTTTTTCTTAGAGTTTTCACATGTGGATACGGATTGCTATCAGCTCTTCCTCGACCAATTTTCTCAAGCCTATCCAGAGACATTGAATATTCTGCAAGTGGATAACGGGCGATTCCACACCAGCAAGGATTTGGTCGTGCCAGAAAACATCATTCTGTTGTTTCAACCGCCCTACTGTCCAGAACTCAATCCGATTGAGCGGTTGTGGCAACATCTCAAAGCTAACCTCAAGTGGGCATCGTTCAAGACCTTGGAGCAACTGCGAAGCAAGGTGGATCAATTGCTGACTGAGCTAACGCCTGAAGTTATTGGTTCCATCACAGGCTATGACTTCATCCTAAATGCACTATCTGCCCTGAATACTATTTAATTTGGTATCAGTTTCATAATCCAGATAGCTCTTGAACTATGATTTTTCTTCTAAATGTATGAATTTCCCGAAACGGGCTTTCCGTCCGCCTTGTATTTTCAAGAAGAGATCTCAAATGAGTTCTATAGAGAAAAGACAACTCGTATAATTCACAATCTGAAATTCCTACTGCTTACTTACGCTTTAGCAATTCTTCTCATGCGATTAACTCTGCCACAATTAAAGCAATCTAGCTTCAAGGCATAATATCATCCCATAGAACAATGTATCCAAATACAAGCAGGGGCGCACCGATCAGAGCGAACAGCGACAGCAATAGCCCAATCAGCGCATAAAAAAATCGTGCTTTAGTTCGTCCAATCAGGTTAACGACAAATCGCACGTTGCGTTGCTCAAAGAACCAGTTCCAATTGTAAAAACTCGCAAGTATCGAGAGTGGTCCACCAAGCAAACAGCTTGCCTCTAGTCCTGCTAACACGATCGATGCACGCATTGTTGATAGAACCTCACCGCCTAAGCTCAGGACGTGTATTACCCTCCATAAAGGTATCCAAACCAGCAAGAATGTCAGTATGGTAACAATTGTGAGTGTTCTTCGCTCTCTGAATTCTTGCCGTAGAAGTCTGAAACTGCGCTTCAAACACATATGTATAATCCTTCTGAGTGAGTAGAGGTTGGCGGACTTTCAGACTCAGAGTTCCCTACAAGTTAGAGTGCAGAACGTCTAATCAAACAAATGTTATTTGCGTCATAATACGAATGAGCGATTACCCCAATTCGTCACTCCTGAAAGAAAGTTGCCCGATCGAAACTTCACCTTCTTTTCAAACTGACCTCAAATGCCAACTCTACAGGCAAAAACTGCTCAACCGTTGCCGACAAAACCAAGGCTCTCGCTTCAAATCTGGACAAATTCCCGCCTAACGGGACAGCAAGCGTTTGTCGTTCCCATACGGCTCCCAGTTCTAAGCCCATCTCATACGGCAATACGTTCACACTCGAACCTGAATCCAATAAGCCTGTCCCTCTCAAAGATTGATTCCGATAGCTCAAGGTGATTGGAAGATAAGGCAGCGTACTCAATGCACCTAGATTTGAATCAACTTCGGTGAAGGCAAATCGGACTTTATCAACCATGTGACGCTACTTTTTCCTCTGCTAGTGCTCTAGCTAAGACCGCAGCAGCTTCAAACGAATCATGTAATCCTTGCGGTTCTGTTTTTTCTTGAGTCTCCAAAGGCTTTAAACCTGCCTCTTTGAGCAGTTCTCCGGTCAACAGATGAAGCAGTAAGAGCTTGTCAGAGTAAGACAAGTCTTTCAATTTGGGTAAGAGTTCGGCAAGAGACATTCGTTTTTCTCACGCTGGATTATTCCTATCTTAGAGGTTAGTAACGCTTCTGGTGGAAATGGCTCGATCGAAGTTCTCAAGAACATACCGCCCCTAGATAGGTGTGTGGCGATCGATCAAGCTGTTAAAAGTAAAGCCCTGCTATTAACAACCGGGAGATTGAACCGTGAGTAATCCAGATGACAGCGCTATCACTCCTTCAGCGGAAGACCAGCAAGATACCAAGATGCTTCAGATCGATGGCAATCGTCCGATCGACAATAGTGATCTTGATGTCCAAAAGGTTTTACAAATTGATGGAAATCGTCCGGTTGTAGCAGACGACATTGAGGTGCGTGGCACGATCGAGGTTGACGGTAGTCGTCCGATCGCAGCCGATACATTAGATAGTGACAAAAGCTTGGGAATTGATGGCAATCGTCCGATCGATCGGAGCGATTTGAATGTGGAAAGAGTGATGTATGTGGATGGTGAAAGACCGATCGCAGCGGATGAAGCTGAGGTTCGCAAAACGCTTCCGGTGGATGGCGATCGCCCAATCATGTCGGACAATCGAAAAACCCCAGATATGATTGAGGATTTCATCGATTAGGGATGTGCAGATAAAAATGTCGATCGCTTGACTCCATCCTAGAAATCGATTAGTCTCTCAAGTTAAGCAAATCTACAATTTGCGAGTCCGACCCAAGAACTAAAACCGCCGCTGCCCAAAGTTGTTACCAGCAACAGTGAGCAGCTAACCATCCAAGACTGCGACAACAGTCCGGGAGGCTAACGTAGGATGATAGCATCTGAAGTAGCCACCTCGATTTTTAATGGATTGGGGTGGCTTTGGTTTTTGGGCTTTCTTCACATAAGAAAAAGCCCATGAACATGAATCTACAAGACTTCTTACAGCGTTTTGAGTCCGATCGAGACGCGGACAAATTGCAGCACGTTTTGATTGGATCACCCGAAAGGATTCAGGAAGTTAAACAAACGCTTCATGCTTTGAGGTATGCCGATATTGGGCTGTGGAGTGCCATTATTCCAATGCCGGGAACGAGTCTATCGATGAGTGTGCTGACGCGGTATCGATAGGGAAATGGGGACTCGATCGAGTCCCCATCTGCTTATAAGTTCGACATGACAGAGCGAGCGGCTTCGATCGTGCGATCGACATCTTCATCGGTGTGAGCCAGCGAAGTAAAGCCAGCTTCAAACTGTGATGGAGCGAGATAAACACCTTGCTCTAACATGCCGCGATGGAACTTGCTGAACTTTGATAGATCCGATTTTTTCGCATCTTCGTAGTTATGAACCGGACCTTCAGTGAAGAAGAAACCGAACATTCCGCTAATCGAACCACCACATGACGGATGACCTGTTTCTTTCGCCACATCGAGTAGACCTTTGATCAAACGTGAGGTAATGCGATCGAGATATTCATAAGTTCCCGGTTGGCGCAGCAATTCGAGCGTTTTAATACCAGCCGTCATCGCTAAAGGATTACCCGAAAGCGTTCCCGCTTGATACATTGCACCGGAAGGCGCAACCATTTCCATGATTTCGCGACGACCGCCATAAGCCCCAACAGGCAGACCGCCACCGATCACTTTACCTAAAGTCGTCAAATCGGGAGTAATGCCAAATTTCTCTTGCACACCACCGTAAGCAATGCGGAATCCGGTCATCACTTCATCGAACACTAATAGCGCTCCATGTTCGGTTGTGAGTTCGCGCAAGCCTGCTAAGAAACCAGGATCAGGGGGAATGAACCCGGCGTTTCCGACGATCGGTTCGAGCATGACACCTGCAACTTCACCCGGATTCTCTTCGAGTAGCTTTTTCACCGCGTCTAAATCGTTGTACGGTGCATTCAGCGTATTGCTGGTAGTTGATTTGGGCACACCAGGGGAATCAGGTAAACCCAGTGTTGCAACTCCTGAACCTGCTTTCACCAAGAACATATCCGCGTGTCCGTGGTAGCAGCCTTCAAACTTGATAATCTTTTCGCGTCCGGTGAAGGCTCTCATCAAGCGCAGCACCGACATACAAGCCTCAGTGCCCGAATTTACGAAGCGCACCATTTCAATGCTGGGAACCGCATCGATCACCATTTCAGCTAAAACGTTCTCTAGATAAGACGGCGCACCGAAACTGGTTCCTTTTTCCGCAGCGGCTTGAATGGCTTGAATCACGTCGGGGTGAGCGTGACCGCAGATTGCCGGACCCCAAGTGCCGATGTAGTCGATATATTTATTTCCATCGACATCCCAAGCATATGCACCTTTGACGCGATCGAACACGATCGGTTGTCCACCGACGGACTTAAACGCCCGAACGGGAGAACTGACTCCACCCGGCATCAACTTCTGAGCCGCAGCAAAGATTTCATCTGATTTAGTGGTTTTCAAAGTACCTGTGATCAAAATTTTCTCCTTAAATCCAATCCTGAAGATATTCCGTAGGGTAGGGGATTTTTTCCCACAACAGCGTGATACTACACAATTATCCCATTTACTGGAGGCGACTTAGATGTCGTACCAAAGTAATCGCGAATTGCCAGAGAGTGTTCGCGATCGACTATCGGAAACTGCCCAGCACTTTTATAGGGTAGCGTTTAACTCTGCGATCCAGTGGTACGGTGAGGAGACAAAAGCCCATCAAATTGCGTGGAGTGCGGTGCGAAATCAGGCAGTGAGTCTAAATAGCGCGATCGTTGAAGTTCTGTAAAGTTTAAGTGCCGTTGAGAGTCCCCCTCGACGGCACTCGATTTATTTAAACCCAACGTCCTACAACGACTCGAACCGTTCCATCTTCTAGGACTTCTTCGGCTTCGATCGTATATCCTTGCTCTGCGGCAGTTTTCTGTAACTGTTTGTGAGCGTACTTTTGCTGAATCTCGTTCACGAATTGGGTTTGATTGATTCGCGCTCCCCAAAAATCAGCAATCAAAACATAATTATCGTCGCCTTCACGCCGAAAACCGAGGTCGTAACCGTTCGATCGACGAATCACGAATTCTGCCTCAGTTTTATCGCCTTGATAGCCGCGTACGAGTGCATTTTGCTCCACTTTGTAACCGAGTTCGCGCAGGGTTTCACACAGCACTTCGCCATCTTTGATCTGAACTTTGATTGTTGTAAAGTGTGACATTTGGATTTCCTCTAAAAATCAATTCCACGCTGGCGAGTAATGGCACGTAACTCTTCGATTAACTGTACATCTTGAGAAGCGGGACGTGCCCCCGAATTTGCCGCCCATTGTTTCAAGCCGTCGATTTGATCGCGTGCGATCGCGGCAAGTGGGACGGTTTCTTCGATCGCTTGCACAATGTCTTCAGTCGTAAAGTCTCGACGGTTGCCTAAACTTCCTTGACTGAAAGCGCGTTGCATTCCGTCAATGATGGTTTGTTCAATTTCTGCACCACTGAATTGATGCGTTTGACGAGCGAGTAAAGTGAGATCAAATTCTCGCAAACGGCTCGATCGTAATCGTTGTAGATGCACTCTAAAGATTTCACGCCGCTCTGGTTCGGTCGGCAAATTCAGGAAAAAGATTTCATCGAAGCGACCTTTACGGAGAAGTTCAGCGGGCAAGATTTGAACATTATTTGCGGTGGCAACGATGAAGACGGGACTCGTTTTTTCCTGCATCCAGGTGATTAAGCTACCGAAGACACGGCGACTGGTTCCAGAATCTCCGTCCATGCCTGCATTGATGTTTCCGAAGGCTTTATCGATTTCGTCCATCCAGAGCACGCAGGGTGCGATCGCTTCGACGATTCGGATCATTTGACGCACTCGGCTTTCACTTTCTCCGACCAGTCCCCCGAACAATCGACCTGCATCAAGCCGCAATAACGGTAGTCGCCATTCATGCGCGATCGTCTTTGCTGACAGTGATTTGCCAGTTCCTTGAATTCCCGCGAGTAGAACGCCTTTCGGGTTCGGAATTCCATAGCGCCTCGCCTCTTCGGTGAAGCTATCTTGGCGCATCTGTACCCATTTCTTCAGGTTATCCAATCCGCCGACGCTTTTAAGTGATTCCTGAGTTGTGAAAAATTCGAGAATTCCGGTTTGGCGAATGGCTTGGCGTTTAGCTTCGAGAACACTATCGATATCTTGTTCGCTGATGTGTTGTTTTGCTGCGATCGCTTTTGCTAAGACTCGCTGAATTCGCGCCCGACTCAATCCCTGACAGGCTTTTACTAATTGTTCTTTACCCAGCTGAGAGAGTTTGAGCTTTTCAGGCACAACAACCTGTGAGATTAAGGTATCAATCTCCTGAGTATTGGGTAGCGGGAAATCGATCACGGTCATTTCTTCGATGAATTCTTGCGGCACATCGAGAGAATGACTCGTGAGAATTAATGTTTTTCGACTGCGCTTGAGGTCACGAGCGAGATTCTTGATCTCACGAACGATCGGAACATTACTTGCTTGTAGTGGAAATTTCAGAACTGGATGAAGGTCGCGCAGAACATAGACCGCAGATTTATCGTTTGATGCTTTGGCAATTCTTCCGAGAGCCGCGATCGCGCTTCCTTTGTCGGCTCCCGTATCGTCCCAACCTCGCACAATATCCCAGCGTCTAAGTTCACGAGAAGCGCGATCGCAGACTTCCGCTAAGACTTCCTCGATCGGTTCTTCCTC contains:
- a CDS encoding AAA family ATPase, translated to MASNLSHSHEEIVEQLDLMLRARYPLIYLVGVEEEPIEEVLAEVCDRASRELRRWDIVRGWDDTGADKGSAIAALGRIAKASNDKSAVYVLRDLHPVLKFPLQASNVPIVREIKNLARDLKRSRKTLILTSHSLDVPQEFIEEMTVIDFPLPNTQEIDTLISQVVVPEKLKLSQLGKEQLVKACQGLSRARIQRVLAKAIAAKQHISEQDIDSVLEAKRQAIRQTGILEFFTTQESLKSVGGLDNLKKWVQMRQDSFTEEARRYGIPNPKGVLLAGIQGTGKSLSAKTIAHEWRLPLLRLDAGRLFGGLVGESESRVRQMIRIVEAIAPCVLWMDEIDKAFGNINAGMDGDSGTSRRVFGSLITWMQEKTSPVFIVATANNVQILPAELLRKGRFDEIFFLNLPTEPERREIFRVHLQRLRSSRLREFDLTLLARQTHQFSGAEIEQTIIDGMQRAFSQGSLGNRRDFTTEDIVQAIEETVPLAAIARDQIDGLKQWAANSGARPASQDVQLIEELRAITRQRGIDF
- a CDS encoding DUF1257 domain-containing protein is translated as MSHFTTIKVQIKDGEVLCETLRELGYKVEQNALVRGYQGDKTEAEFVIRRSNGYDLGFRREGDDNYVLIADFWGARINQTQFVNEIQQKYAHKQLQKTAAEQGYTIEAEEVLEDGTVRVVVGRWV
- a CDS encoding PIN domain-containing protein codes for the protein MQESNGKPLVFLDTNVVISYLRGESSSSRLFSHDIIDKVHLAINPIVLQEIFFLSEVRNHPETLDEIQQEVTLLPLNLEKAEEYLKQAATLRNRIAHSNDVLILSSASDCDYLVTYDQALKTTLASLSSGKPEVVTPEQLISQLTSKV
- a CDS encoding winged helix-turn-helix domain-containing protein; its protein translation is MVGITSVEVKESLEELAVLLKSAKTPKEKERLQVLYWLKQDNPPNILTIAKAIGKHRNTLQTWLMQYRSGGVEAMLSVKKSPGGVRVIPQWAEEALAKRLQEPEHGFESYGAVQQWLADTLGIEAEYHAVYQMTRHRLKSKLKVARPQHCKQDPAKREASQQTSPTT
- a CDS encoding IS630 family transposase, translated to MRQYARQVCQDLRPIRYFAQDESRFGLKTLLGRVMTACGVKPIGAWQWLFKAFWIYGAVDPATGEAFFLEFSHVDTDCYQLFLDQFSQAYPETLNILQVDNGRFHTSKDLVVPENIILLFQPPYCPELNPIERLWQHLKANLKWASFKTLEQLRSKVDQLLTELTPEVIGSITGYDFILNALSALNTI
- the hemL gene encoding glutamate-1-semialdehyde 2,1-aminomutase — protein: MITGTLKTTKSDEIFAAAQKLMPGGVSSPVRAFKSVGGQPIVFDRVKGAYAWDVDGNKYIDYIGTWGPAICGHAHPDVIQAIQAAAEKGTSFGAPSYLENVLAEMVIDAVPSIEMVRFVNSGTEACMSVLRLMRAFTGREKIIKFEGCYHGHADMFLVKAGSGVATLGLPDSPGVPKSTTSNTLNAPYNDLDAVKKLLEENPGEVAGVMLEPIVGNAGFIPPDPGFLAGLRELTTEHGALLVFDEVMTGFRIAYGGVQEKFGITPDLTTLGKVIGGGLPVGAYGGRREIMEMVAPSGAMYQAGTLSGNPLAMTAGIKTLELLRQPGTYEYLDRITSRLIKGLLDVAKETGHPSCGGSISGMFGFFFTEGPVHNYEDAKKSDLSKFSKFHRGMLEQGVYLAPSQFEAGFTSLAHTDEDVDRTIEAARSVMSNL
- a CDS encoding isochorismate lyase, which encodes MKTPNQCESMVEIRAEIDRLDRQVVALLGQRFAYVKAASKFKTSETTVRAPERFQAMLQQRRDWAKEEGLNPDVIEKMYQDLVNHFIDEEMKHWKQTGTK
- a CDS encoding PIN domain-containing protein, producing MKVYIDTGVFIDYLSSQAIAGSSLRSTVRRGRTPEKLFEDAENVLKKIASSHTGATSSLTYYEVEEALFRQLTSVATGMANASTIRVLAARSIVPQTITAVRFFSIEVLGLTATTVEAQLNNVELYVRGIRAADALHVASAIDFDADVLISVDEDVLKLDGAIINSSGVPIKFCDTDVALTIL
- a CDS encoding ChaB family protein → MSYQSNRELPESVRDRLSETAQHFYRVAFNSAIQWYGEETKAHQIAWSAVRNQAVSLNSAIVEVL
- a CDS encoding immunity 17 family protein, translated to MRASIVLAGLEASCLLGGPLSILASFYNWNWFFEQRNVRFVVNLIGRTKARFFYALIGLLLSLFALIGAPLLVFGYIVLWDDIMP
- a CDS encoding type II toxin-antitoxin system HicB family antitoxin; protein product: MKFSITLDRDEDGVWIVECPSIPGCVSQGETKQEALDNIKDAIASCLQVRAERSF